A segment of the Mesotoga infera genome:
ATACTGAACAATAAGAGTCTCTTCGATCAGAGCCTCCAGAGAATTTCTTTCGTATTCCTCCAGCAGTTTCTGGCCGGCTTCAGTATTCAGAAGCATCTCTGAAAACAGAGGGTCTACCTCTTCAATCCTCTTTGATATCTCAGTATAGTTGGGCAATACTTTCGAAAGGAAAGCATCCATGGTGATAACCTCGCCATTTACCTTGGCGGCTATCCCACTTCCAGACAACTCCTCCGTCTGTGCAAGCGCTGATGCAGCGAATAAAATAATCATCAGGGCAGCGATTAGCAGCTTCTTCAATTTGTACCCTCCTTCGCTTTTTCCCACAGGTGATTGAGCTCATCTATGGTCATGCTTTCAATTTCCAGACCGTACTTCTCAATATGACTCTCCATATCTCGAAAACGGTTCACAAATTTCTCGGTTGATCTCCTCAAGGCCGATTCAGGATCTACATCAAGGAATCTCGATAGATTTGCTATCGTAAAGAGAAGATCTCCGACTTCCTCTTCAATTTTCTTCTTGTCCCTTCCCTTTATAGCACAGTCCAGCTCTTCTATCTCTTCGTTTATCTTGCTGCGTGGGCCGCTTATCTTATCCCAATCAAAACCTACGACCGAAGCATTCTCCTGAACCCTACGAGCCAGACTCAGTGCAGGAAGTGCCTTGTTGATCTTGCCTATAGAGGAACTTTCAGTCGAGTCTGCCCCCTTTTCCTTCGCTTTTAGTTCTTCCCACTGGCGATAAGAATAACCCTTTGAATCGGAAAAGACATGGGGATGCCTTCTCACGAGCTTATCTATTAGTAGCCTAACAACATCCGTAATTGTGAAGGCATTTCTCTCGGCAGCAATCTGTGAATGAAATACTACCTGAAGAAGGATATCACCAAGCTCTTCGGCAAGCTCTTCGTCATTTCCGCCATCTATGGCATCAAGCACCTCATATGCCTCTTCAATCAAATATGGTCTGAGCGTCTCATGAGTTTGTGCTATATCCCATTCACAGCCTCCGGGAGATCTCAATTTCTCCATTGTCTCAATGAGTTTTACCCATTCGCTTTCCTCATATTTCCTCTTCAATTCTTGACCTCCATTGTAGCCAACCCGGCTCTAAAAAGCCTTGCACTACTTACTTCATTTTCCTCTGACCAGCGTGAAACAAGTTCTTTGGGAATCAATTCTCGAATCGGCCTGTAAGTGAGTCTGTGCCAAGTTGTCGGTCCGAATTCCCTCAGGGCATTCAGATGCATTTCAGTGCAATAACCCTTGTGCCTTTTATAACCATACTCGGGATACAATGAATCGAGAGAATCCATAATACGATCTCTAAACACCTTTGCAATTATTGAAGCACTGGCTATCGACGAGCTTTTTTGATCTCCACGGACAATGCACTCGCCCTTCACATCCAGTCTCAGCCACTTTCCGTCAACGATTACATAATCTGGCCTTTTAGAAAGAACGCTCA
Coding sequences within it:
- a CDS encoding nucleoside triphosphate pyrophosphohydrolase, with translation MKRKYEESEWVKLIETMEKLRSPGGCEWDIAQTHETLRPYLIEEAYEVLDAIDGGNDEELAEELGDILLQVVFHSQIAAERNAFTITDVVRLLIDKLVRRHPHVFSDSKGYSYRQWEELKAKEKGADSTESSSIGKINKALPALSLARRVQENASVVGFDWDKISGPRSKINEEIEELDCAIKGRDKKKIEEEVGDLLFTIANLSRFLDVDPESALRRSTEKFVNRFRDMESHIEKYGLEIESMTIDELNHLWEKAKEGTN
- a CDS encoding ribonuclease HII, which gives rise to MVMYNFSMKLPDEKYSELVRFDAAYRVDHKIIAGVDEAGRGPLAGPVVAAAVIVLNPVTGVYDSKTLCRRVRESLFERIVENSIVGIGLSSPEEIDLYNILAATRLAMNRALSVLSKRPDYVIVDGKWLRLDVKGECIVRGDQKSSSIASASIIAKVFRDRIMDSLDSLYPEYGYKRHKGYCTEMHLNALREFGPTTWHRLTYRPIRELIPKELVSRWSEENEVSSARLFRAGLATMEVKN